TTACACCTACCCATACTTTCCTATTTTTTACAACAGTAATTTATAAAGGTACATCATCTGCAATAGGAAAAACATCGTATCATTCATTTTTCAACCTGATTATCGTCACTCTTTTGCCCTGATTTTAGCAATAGTTTTACAGCAAACAAAATACCCTTAATGATATGAAAAAGCTACTTTTAATTGCACTAACACTTACCCTAGGCGCACTAAGTTTACAGGCACAAACAATCCCTAATCAACGCTGGCAAATGAGACTCAGAGGTGTGACAGTCATGCCAAACGAATCGGCCAATATTAATACCATAGGCGGAGACGTCGACATCAATACGAAATTTATCCCTGAACTTGACTTCACCTATTTCTTCACAAAAAACATTGCGGCGGAATTGATCCTTGGGACTACAAAACATAAAGTTAATACAACAGGTTCGAATTTAACTGCCATTGGTGGCAGTCCATCCAGCAATGTCGATCTTGGGAGTGTATGGCTCCTCCCTCCCACACTGACAGCGCAATATCACTTCCTCCCCGACGGTGCCATTAAACCCTATGTAGGAGCGGGAATAAATTACACCATATTCTATAGCGTCAATGCGGGGCAAACGGTTAAAAATGTAAAATATGATAATGCTTTCGGCTTTGCGACTCAACTGGGAATTGATTTTAAGCTATCTGAAAAATATTTCGTGAATTTAGATGCTAAGTATATTCTTTTAAAGACCGATGTCAATGTGGATGCATCCAACCTCGCCCCCAACCTATCCATACCGGCAAAAGTTGACATAAACCCCTTCCTGCTTGGCTTTGGAGTCGGTATGAAATTTTAATAACTCGGCTCATTCCCTATCCTATATGTATCGAGGCCTCTTCCAATATTTTAGAAGAGGCCTCATCTGGTTTCTTATCTCAAATACGTTAATCCAATGCTCCATTAGGCGTGCCTGGTAATTTGGTTCAGTTCATCATCAAAATTATTCTACGCCGTACCAATTTTGATATTGCTGTCTCAACTGCTCAACACGTGCCAATCGTTTGGTATCCTTTGCTTCCAATAAAATAGCCTTATACCGGTCTACAGAGTCCAAGCCGGTCTGAATATCATTCCACTCAAAGCTCAGGTTTTTCTTATCCATTACCAATTGATGGAGGTATTCCATATTTTCAGCGACATAATCAAGGTTCCGGTCCATCATCCTGTTGGCCAGCTGAGGTTGCCCCGAGCGATACAGACTATCGATAATATCGGCATAATTGATGGCGTCCGACATCGCATATACGCGATCGGGCAATTGATCGTATGCTTTTTTTGCCACCTCCCCAGCTTGTTTGACCTGGCCATTGGCTAAAAGCATTCGGGCAGCTTTTCCAAATATATCACGGGCGTACATGCTTGCAAAGCGGAACGAATCTGTATCCAAGTATTGTGCATTTTTAACATTACCCCAATGATACGTATGCATAATATTGCTATATAACGCCTCCATATTAACTAGCCCACCCTGCTCACTTCGTTTTCCTGTCGATCGATCTGTAGCAGTGACAGGCATCAATCGAGAAGTAAAGCCCTCATTGACCAGGTATTTATCCAGTCCCAACTTAATATCACTTGGCAGCATATTCGAAAAATATATCGGTCTGTCCCAATGATTATTTTCAAGCACGGATAACAGGGTTAAATCCGACCTGGTCAGATGATCATTCGGAATTTCCCATTCCATTGCAGAAACTATAGCTCCCTGAAAATACGCCGGAACCGCATTTTTCTTAACCACCTCGTCTTTATCAATGCGCAATTGGACTTTCTTGGAAGGGAAATAGTTTTCCATATCACCGGAATTCAGCTGAACTTTATACTCCGGATCATCCGATGTGACAAACTGCAATAACTGCTGTATATCTACCGCATTGTCAAGTTGTCTATCTACGAAAGGGATATAATCACGAACGCCTTTTTTCGTCTTTTCAGCGGGAATCGTCACGGGGAGCCCTGCCGCTTGATACGTGGGTTGTTTGGCCTGTTGCATATACCAATCGCCTGTGAGATAGCTTAACACGACAACCCGAACATCCGGACGTACGCCCTCTACTTCTTGCAAATACCATACAGGAAATGTATCATGATCGCCATAGGTAAATAGAATAGCATTTGGAGCACAGGATTCCAAATAATTGCGTGCCATATCCCTTGCCAACGATTTCTCGGACCGATTATGATCATCCCAGTTTTGATGAGCCAAAATAATAGGGCCTCCCAACAGCGCAAAAGAAATACCTGTCGCTAAAGCATAACGTGTTTGTACAAAACGGTTGAAAAACCGAACAAATGCTATTACTCCCAGCCCAATCCAGATCGCAAAAGCATAGAAAGACCCCACGTAAGCATAATCTCGTTCCCGGGGTTGCATAGGAGTTTGGTTGAGATAAACTACGATCGCTACCCCCGTAAACACAAACAGCAAGGTCAGTACCAAGGTATAAGGTTTATTGTTTCGGTACAACCAGATCGCACCAGCTATTCCGAGTAGCAATGGAAGAAAAAAATAAGTGTTCCGGCTCGGGTCATGCTCCTGCGATCGAGATATTTTATCTTGCCCCCCTAAACGCCAATTATCCAATGGTCTGATCCCCGACAACCAGTTGCCGTCACTATAGGTCCCATACCCTTGCCTGTCATTCTGTCTACCCACAAAATTCCATAAGAAATATCGGGTATACATATCTCCCAGTTGAAAATTAAAAAAGAACTTAAAATTATCGGAAAACGTTGGCTGTTGCCCTTCTTTCAAATTGAGGTAACTTCTGTAATAAGCTTGATGGCTTCCATCTTGGCTATAGATACGCGGGAAAAAGGTTTCCTTATCAAATTGATATTTGTCTACCTGTGTGAAGGGAACATACTCCGACTTATCTTTCCGATAGCTCGTCTTACTATCGACGCCAACCACTTGCGAGTCATAATAAGGTCCTTTGAGTAACGGTTCCCGTATATATTGTTCACGGCTCAAATATCCTAAAAAAGAAAATACATTATCCGGCGCATTATTGTTCAAGGATGGATTTGCTTTCCCACGGATCATGACCATGGTGTAGGAACTGTATCCAAATAAAACAAAACAAAGAACCAGCAAGGCTGTATTGAG
The Sphingobacterium multivorum genome window above contains:
- a CDS encoding OmpW/AlkL family protein, coding for MKKLLLIALTLTLGALSLQAQTIPNQRWQMRLRGVTVMPNESANINTIGGDVDINTKFIPELDFTYFFTKNIAAELILGTTKHKVNTTGSNLTAIGGSPSSNVDLGSVWLLPPTLTAQYHFLPDGAIKPYVGAGINYTIFYSVNAGQTVKNVKYDNAFGFATQLGIDFKLSEKYFVNLDAKYILLKTDVNVDASNLAPNLSIPAKVDINPFLLGFGVGMKF
- a CDS encoding glycosyltransferase family 117 protein, producing MTYNRLNSLLGFACGLIATCVYIATVEKTVSWWDCGEFIACAYKLEVAHQPGAPLFLLIQNIFSNLALGNKGQIAYWMNIGSAVCSGITVTFLFWTITAIAKKLLNKDKQASLSTYLQIFGAGVVGAMAFSFSDSFWYSAVESEVYAMSSLCTAVVFWAILKWEVRADEDGSDRWLVFIAFVMGLSIGVHLLNLLAIPAIAMLVYFRRARQVSAKGTIKAFLVGVLILGAVLWGIIQWLVGLAAKVDLVFVNSLGMGFGTGIFFSCLLLGGLIIYGLYYSYKKQKYTLNTALLVLCFVLFGYSSYTMVMIRGKANPSLNNNAPDNVFSFLGYLSREQYIREPLLKGPYYDSQVVGVDSKTSYRKDKSEYVPFTQVDKYQFDKETFFPRIYSQDGSHQAYYRSYLNLKEGQQPTFSDNFKFFFNFQLGDMYTRYFLWNFVGRQNDRQGYGTYSDGNWLSGIRPLDNWRLGGQDKISRSQEHDPSRNTYFFLPLLLGIAGAIWLYRNNKPYTLVLTLLFVFTGVAIVVYLNQTPMQPRERDYAYVGSFYAFAIWIGLGVIAFVRFFNRFVQTRYALATGISFALLGGPIILAHQNWDDHNRSEKSLARDMARNYLESCAPNAILFTYGDHDTFPVWYLQEVEGVRPDVRVVVLSYLTGDWYMQQAKQPTYQAAGLPVTIPAEKTKKGVRDYIPFVDRQLDNAVDIQQLLQFVTSDDPEYKVQLNSGDMENYFPSKKVQLRIDKDEVVKKNAVPAYFQGAIVSAMEWEIPNDHLTRSDLTLLSVLENNHWDRPIYFSNMLPSDIKLGLDKYLVNEGFTSRLMPVTATDRSTGKRSEQGGLVNMEALYSNIMHTYHWGNVKNAQYLDTDSFRFASMYARDIFGKAARMLLANGQVKQAGEVAKKAYDQLPDRVYAMSDAINYADIIDSLYRSGQPQLANRMMDRNLDYVAENMEYLHQLVMDKKNLSFEWNDIQTGLDSVDRYKAILLEAKDTKRLARVEQLRQQYQNWYGVE